The Bacteroidota bacterium genomic interval CGGAAATGTCGGTGAGAGAAGGAACCTCAACGCTAGTAATTTTTATTTTAACTTGATTAGATGCAGGGCCAGTAACAATCCAAGGTTCTGAACCATCATTGTCAGTTTCAGGAAATAATGTTTCGAAAGCTATCCCATTATCGCGTGTGATTTCGATACGAACTTTTCCATGAAGATTTGCTGAATTCCATGTAATATTTCGCACGCTATCAACATTCCAAACTTCGCTGCCGTTTGGCGACGTTAAGGTTAATGATGGAGTTACGATTGAAAAGAAAGTGCTTGTGAAATCAACAATTGAAGGATTCTCAATACTTGAAACTCGGATTTTGCAAAAGCTAGAATTCGGACCAGTAACAACCCAATCTTGTTCACCGTCGTTTGTGGTGCTGGCAATAAGAGTAGTATAGGTAGTTCCATTATTTCGAGAAATTTCAATTTTGACATTTCCTGTATAATTAACAGCCGCCCATTTCAAAGTTTTTGTGGAACCGACGGGCCAAACTTCACCTCCACGCGGATTGAATACGACAAGGGGCTGGATACCTGAAATCAAAAGTGAAAAAGCTTGGCTACCACCACTAAGTATTCCTTTGTGCTTAATTTTTATTGCATAGTTTCCAGCTATTGGAGATTGAATCCAAACTTGTTCAACATTATCTCTGAAATTATCGCCGGTTGTGGCAGCGGTAGCTGGATTGCTTGGATTTAAAATCCAAGGGAAAAATGTTGAAGCATCGCGTGTAAGAGTTAAATCGAGGTCGTTAACCAACATCGGGTTTGGTGGATTAAGGGATGCAGGTGGTGGTGTTCCCGCTGGATCAGTCCAACAAATTGTTGCTCTTATAGCTGCTGTTTCTTTACCCGGAATATTTATTACAATACTATCATTATTATTCAAAACCATTTCTCTGATATTATAATTATTCCCAGCATTTTTATCAGAGGTAATTAATTGTGCGGCTTTTAGTGTATTCATTAACCCCCAACCAAACCGATAATCGGGACCGTTAGCCGATCCTGCTTCGTCGGCGGTGTGAATAATTAAACCTTTCATTGTTGACCCACGCAATGGAGTTGTACCATTTAAATTCCTGTGATGTTGCAACAGTAATCCAATTGAGCCGGTAATATTTGGAGATGACATTGAAGTCCCATCATAAGTATCATAAGCGATATCGGAAGTAGCAACAGAAGATCTCAAACCAACGCCAGCGCCCACGATGTCCGGTTTAATTCTTCCATCATCTGTAGGTCCCCATCCGCTGAATGAGGACATGACAACGCTACCTGACCCTGACCATCCACCTGAAATAATATTTACCGCCCCAACCGTCATAATATTTTTTGCCGTTCCATAATATGGAATACAATCATATCCGAGTGCTCCGCCATCCACATTACGAGGGGCGGTTACTAAAGTCCATCCACCTCCTCCATCAGAAATATAATGCTCAACAGTACCAGTAGGACCTTCGCCGCGGTCATTACCCGCTGATTTAACTATCAGATAATTAGGTGCATTAACCATTATGTTGTCCCAATCTCGTGCGCGAGTGCTGTAATATCCAAAACCGTAATCTTCTACAGAGCTAATAGAAGGAGTTCCAAACCAGTACCATCTATTATCGTTAAAATAGCTCCATAGCCATCCGGTAATTTGACCGTAGGAATGATTTGATACCCTTAATCTATTAGTTGCAGCGGCGGTTGCCATCTCGGTTGCATCGCTGTTCCAGTCGTAAGCTCTTAACCTTCCTTGATACGACATACCTTTAGCCGCAGCATCAACACCTGTAGCAATCAGAGTTCCTGCTACGTGTGTCGCATGGTCGCTTAATGTTGATGCGCCATCTCCTAAAATTACTCTGCCTGTTAATTCTTGGTGTGTATTACGTACTTTTCCACCATCCCATTCACCAACAGTATCTGTAATACCTGTTAAAGAAAAACCTCCAGTTCCACCGGGCCAAACTTTGTCGGTCGAAATTGTTTTCGCTGCGTTCAAATTACTTTCGGTAATGTAATAAACGGGGTGATTATTCTCGAATCGCATCAATTCTATTATTGTTCCATCAGGATATTCGGTACGTATAGGTACCTTGCGGGCAGTTGCAATTACTTCAGCTTCAGCTTTTAAACCTTTTTCTATTATCTCTTGCTCGGCAGCAAATTTTAAAAGCCATTCTCGTTGCTTTTCTGTTTGAGCTTGGAGAATAGATGTTGTTAATATGATGATTAGCATCATGTATAGTAGGTAATATTTCTTGTGCATAGATAACCTTTAAATTTAATAATACTTATTACTTATTATTTCAATACAACAGCTTTTTTAGTGATTAACACATTATCAGCTTTTATCTGATAGTAGTAAACGCCTGAAGTTAATTTATTTTTTTGATCAATAGAAAAATCTACATCATAGTAACCGGCTTCCTGGAATTCATTAACTAATGCGGAAATTTCTATACCCAATATATTATATATTTTTAAACTAACAAAAGATGCTTTCGGCAGAGCATACCTGATATTCGTAGTCGGATTGAAAGGATTTGGATAGTTTTGGTAAAGTTGAAATTCTGACGGTAATCCTGAATATTCTTTCTCCGTAAGTTTTAATGTCATCTTGGAGATCGAGGAATTTGTGAGAATTAGTTCCCCTTTCACTACCATCGGATAATCTTTACCGTCAACACTGAATAGTGGTTTGATTTCATCTTGAATATTCCATTGGACAGTAAGTGGGAATTCGATTCCTTGAAACAAGATTGGAAACTCGTTATTAGATTTTAAATTTTTAGTTTCTACAAATCTATTTGATTGAAACCGCACATCAAAAAGATTTTCATAAGGACGGGGTGGAAGTGCAGAAAGCGAATATTCGTCGGTCTGTTCTATATTATTAGAAAAATATAGAACTTGTGAATTATTGAGTTTATCCTTGAACCGGATTGAAGAAAGATTTCTGATAGCTTTCGCAAATTTTAAAGCACTATTTTTTTGTACAGAATTGTTCGGATTAAAAATGAAGCGGCCATCTTGATTAGCTTTCACCCAGACTCCGTCCCCCGGATAGACCGTATCAGTCGATTTGTATCCTTGTTTATACGTGTAGAAGAGAGATGACAACATACCGGGCGGGTCACTCGTGATATTTGAAATGCCGATCGGTACACTAATCCCACCTATTAAATTCCATCCGTTGGAAACAGTTAAGGTATCGAATAAACGTTGAGCGCCAATAAAGAGGGTAGTACTATCCTTGGCAAATTTTACCCAATATCCTTTTCCGTTCTGAATTGTTTCGGTGGTAACATAAGCATTATTTATATACCCAAATATATTTGAGATTGCATCGGGGAATATCTGAGACTTTGAATTTGGAACCGCAATTGAGGGAAGAGATAGTATGTTCCATCCGGCTCTGTATTTGATTGAATCATATACGCCGATGAGAAATACTTCAGAGGTAGAAGAAAAATCAGAATATGCTGCATCACTTATTTTAATTAATGCATGAGCCGTGGTAGGTAAAGAAAAAGTTAAATGTTCGATTCCATCATCAGCGGTTGATTCAGAAAGAGTTTGATAGTTCGATCCCGAATTTTTTGAAAGCTCTATTTTAACGAACCCACTCGTTCCAAACGATTCCCAGGTGATCGGATACTCTGTCCCGATTAAACAATTGTCGTTCAGCAGAGGCGATGTTATAGTAATAAAATCTTGAGGATAAATATAAAAGTTATTATCGCTTTCATCAAAAATACTTGGATTGCCTACCGCCAATATGCGGATACGTGTTGAATTGGATAAAGGATTTTCGGGAGTCCACATTTCGCTTCCGTCATTATCAGTTGTAGCAATAATTGTTTCGTAGCTCGTACCACCGTTGCGTGATAATTCAACTCGAACTTCACCCAACATATTTTGGCTCTCCCAATTTATTGGATAAGGTACACCAACTCTGGGCGATTCACCTCCGTTTGGCGACGTTACTGTAATCGTTGCAGTTCTGATATAAAAGTTTGAGTTACTTACATCAAAAATAGTAGGTAAACTCAGACTTGTTATTTTTATCTTTGCTTCTTCAGTTGTCATCCCACTGACAATCCAATTTTCGCTACCATCATTCGGAGTACTTGCAAATATATCTTCATAATTTAAACCTCCATCCCTCGATAGTTCAATCTTAACATTTCCTGAAACATTAATTGAAGACCACTGAATATTTTTTTGAAAACCGATTGGATATAGTTCGCCTCCATCGGGACTTATGAGTGTGATTGATGGTGGATATTGGATAGAAAAAACATTATTACTGATATCAGAAAGACTCGAAACGGTAGCGCTTGATACTCTTATTCGTGCCTGTGTAGTGGCAGTATTAGGAACTGTCCAAAGGAAAGAAGCCGGACTCGCAGGAACTGATTCAGTAATAGTCAGCCAGTCTGTTCCGTTGTTCATTGTGTATTCAATTTTCACATTTGTAACACCAGTAGAGGTCCAAGTTATCGATTGACTGGTTCCTATTACCCAAGCTTCTCCACCATTAGGAACTGTAACAGTAATTGAGGATGGAACTATACTAAAATTCGCATTTGATATATCAAAGAAAATATTGCCCACTGCTTCTACACGAATTCGTGCTTGTGATGTTGAGATGTTCGGTATAGTAATAATCTCTGATCCATCATTTGGAGTATCTGTCGCAAGTACAAATGGATATGTATAACCACCATCGCCGGAGAGAAGTATTTTAACATTACTGCAATTGACTGGAGAGAGGTTTGTATTTGCAACGTTCCATGTAACCGTTTGTAAAGAGCTGCCTGCCCATGAAAGTGTTGTGTTCGGAGAAGTTACTTGAAACGGTCCCGCAGTATTTGTTACACTAAAAGAAATCGAATCCCATCCCACGCCCCCGCCGCCTGAGCGGTTATCGCGGGCTGTTAATCTGAATTTCAATCCCCGCGCATATGAAGGGAGAATTTCACCCATAACTTGTGTATTATTAATTATATCGGCTATTTTCGGAAATGTACGCGATGGACTTGTAACTCCTCTAAAACTTCTGAAAATGGGTGCCGTTCCCACAGGTGAATTGGGCGCTCCGGCAGCTCCCAAGTCATATTCCTCCCAGCAATAAGTAAGTGGATGATTATTCGGATCAGTCGCAGAACCGGTTAAAGTAAAAGGAGTGTTAATAGGAATTGAAAAACCTCTCGTTCCGGCATTTACCACGGGTGGATCATTTCCGGTGGATGTGATAACAGGGCAACCATTCCCGGAACCTAAAGTTGTATAAGTAACAATTTCCATAATGCTTGCAAGATGAAAATAATCATGACTGTTCATTTGCAAATCCTGTGGACTACAGATCCCCGCATAAGCCATAATAGTTGAACCGCTGCCGGGTTCATATGCCGTGCTTGCATTTCGATTAGTTCCTGAGCAATTACCAGCATCACCGTTAAATGTATGATTGCCGCCGAACTGGTGTCCTATCTCGTGTGCTACATAATCAATATCAAATGGATCGCCAATAGGTGCAGGTGAGCCGGTAACACCACGTGCTTTATTGCTGGTACGACAAACCACACCCAAACCCGCGACACCACCACCACCAGTGCTATAGACATGACCAATATCATAATTTGCATTACCAATTACAGCATCAAGGTTGGTTTGATTTTGACCCAACATCGTTGTTCCACTGCTGTTGGTATATGGATCCGTTGCAGAATTTGAATAGATAATTATCTCGTTATTAGCTACCAGCACCATTCGAACTGCAACTTCTTTTTCATACACACCGTTTACACGATTGGTTGAGGTAACTACTGCAGCAAGTCCTTTTGCAACAGTACCACCATGATATGCAGTGTATTCACCGGTAGCTGCAACAGCGAGGCGATATGTGCGTAATTGGGTCCCGCTATATTTAGTCAATCCGGTAGCTATCAGATCAGATATTTCCTTTGCCATATCAAAATCGGTTTCGAAGTTACAAATAAATTCTTTCCTTCTGGATTCATCTACAATAAAATCTTTTTTATAATAGCTGATATAATTATCTATATTCCCTCTGCTGTATGGATCGATAAAAACCGTTCCGTTAGCAGAAAGGATCATCGCATGAAATCCTGCGGGTGTTAAATCAAAACGGACTGTAGCAGTCGGATCGTCAATTCCCTGGCCTGCGTAAGTTTGTATCTCTGGATATTTTACGGCAAGTTCTAATTCCATTATCGGTGAATTTACTATGTAAAACCGACTGAATGTTCCATCGGGCATTGGAAGACTGATAACAACTTTTTCTGTTTTTGCGCCTTCTGTAAATTCCCTTGGTGCCTGATTTAAAACTGCTTCCAACTGATTTATATTTAAATCAACTGTTCTATAAAATAATGGGATGATTTGCCTGTCGTTTTTTTCGACAATTGTCGCTTCATTTATGTCGCTCCACAAAGCTTCCGTTTTAACTTGTGCATTGATTGAGTAGCTCATTGTAGTAAAAAGGAGTGTTATGAATAATAAATGGAAATGTTTTAATTTTGTAGAATATTGTAGTTTCATACTTAAAAAATTTGATTGATTTAAATTGTCCAAACTTCATCACCCCTGATATGGGGTGATTTGGATTAATAATAGTTTTATTGCTTACTTAAAATAACAACTCCCTCCTTTAAAATCAATAGGTAGAGGAATTTATTTTACTCACCAATTTTGGGCGGGGTGTATTCAATTTCAGGTTTTATGTTATAACTATATTCACCATTCCAGCTTTTTAGATAAATTTCTTTTAATTTTTTAACGATTTTAAGGTTTTGCACTACCACTCCAATGTTTCTGCCGGCATAAAAATAACTTTTTTCCCAATTGCTCGTTCCAAGCCAGCATCGATCGTCATCAATAATTAGTATTTTCCGATGGTCAACGCGCGCATGAGAAATAAATCCACCCGACCATTCAGGGATAGTGCTCATTTTAACTTCGATATTTGGTATCACCGCTAAACTTTTTAAATGATCGATAGTCGGTTTGCGTTTCGACCAATCGGAAGTCATAACGTGAACCTTCACACCCCTGACTGCCGCACGTCGTAAAGCGTTATCGAGATTTGCATAATATTCTTTTCCCCGTGAGATTGGAGAGTAGGTAAGGACGTGAAAAAATAATTCGTTCTTTGCACTATCTATCAAATTTATTAAGTGTGTTTCGTCCCATAAATTTTTATCAGGAATATGATTAATCGAGCTAAAGGTTGGATAATATTTAATGGTATCCGAGTTTTCCACAATTTGCAAGGGTACTGAATATTTATTCTTAACTACCCCCCTCTTCGCTTCATTACTATCTGGTGAACTCAACTGCCAATCGATTTCGAAAATATCTGTATAAATTTTGGCAGCTTTTTCATCTGTTATTTTAAAACCAAGCTCGATAATATGTTTAAGAGCTCGCCAGTCGAAATTTTGACTGCCTAAAAATACTTCCATTCCATCCACTATAAAATATTTTGAATGCTGCACACCGCCAGATATTTTTCTGTAATCAATTAGGCGGACAGAAATATTTTTCTGCTTTCCCAACATATCCAACGTTTGTGGATAAGTTTTATACATCCCGGCATCAGCAACTATACGTACTTTTACGCCTCTCTTACCTGCTTCGATAACCGATCGTAAAATATCTTCAAGAGGTTCGTTCGGTTCGGTTGAGATATAAAATTGTTCGATATCCAGAGTTTTCTTTGCTCCGTTAATCATTTCCAACCATACTTCATAAGCATTCCGCACGTCAGGATTATCGAAGGAAGTTTCAATCGGGACGCTTTCTACAATTTCAAAATTTTTGAAACCCGCATATTGTCCGAAGCTAACGGAGAGAGAAAAGATCAATAGTAGTAATGATTTGATATAATAGTTCATAAAATATTTTCCATAGGTTGTTATTAAAATCGTTTACTTGTAATTTTCGTAATTATCAATGCTAAAATAATTCCTAACACTCCATCCATCGCATAATGATATCTGCCATAAACTGTGGAAATGAACAAAAGTAATATAATTGGCAGTATCACAAAAAACAAATTTCGATTGTATCGGTATAACATTACCAACATAACCGTTCCTGCGGCACAGTGAGGACTTGGTAAATTGCCACCTGGGTAATGTGCATTCGTGCGAATCCACTCGCCAAAGTATGTGAACAATCCTCCTTCTAACGGTGTCTTGTAAACTTCAGGTTGATAAAATAATGGTCCTGCGATTGGATAAATTAGGAAACCAAGATAAGATAGAAAATATGCGAGTGTTAAATTCAATAAATAATCCTCACCGGCGAGTTTCCCTGATTTCAAATAACAAAATACTGCAACTAAAACTATAAGCGGAACATAAACGGTATATGCGAACATCATTCCCTCGGTCAACCAGGGCACAGTGATCTTATCCAATGCCATAGTTAATTCTATTCCGAACAATTTCTTATCCAAATCAATTAATTGTTGATCCATCCAACCGTTCACAAAAATATGTTGAAGATGCTGAATTTCGGAAAATAACAACCCGTTTACTGCAGCCATAAGTCCGCCACGAGCAAATATTTGCCAAAAGTTCAGATTGATTTTCCCTATAACATTTGAAACAAGAAAATATAAAACTCCAATTATAAATAAATTCCGTGAAACAATTTCCCAATTATTAACTTTTGATGAGAAGATGACGGCAAGAAGCAGTAACAAACCCGTGAATGAGATTACTAAAATGTCGAGTGCTTTAACTCCGCCTAATGCGGAAGAATTTTCAGGTGAGGATAATCTAATTTTCATTCAGCAAGTTTTATTTTGTAATTAAGATAAAAACATCTAAAGCGATTCCAATTAACCAATGAAGCAAAAACGGATAGACGATTGAGCGTGTTCTCAAAGCGAGGACGCCGAACATAATTCCGGCGGGTATGGACATAAATATTTCGCCGGCTGGATAACCTAAATGCCACAGACACGACGGTATCGTTTGGATTAAAATTGCATTCCAATCGCCGATATATTTTCGCATACCGAAAAGTAGGAAACCGCGAAAGAAAAACTCCCAAGCGGTATAGAAAAATAGACCACGTGTAATTTCCATGGTATGGAATATCGATATATCTTCTAACGCACCTTTAAACAAGGGATAAAAATCGCGCATCTCTTTTTGATATGCGGCAGGGAGTAAAAAGGCAAAGGCAATAAGAGGGAATAAAACTGCAACTGCTACAAAACCTCTCCGTTTGTCGCCAAGTTGAACACCATAATCAGTTAATTTTTCTTTTAGAATGAATTTCGTAACGAGCGCCGGAATTACTCCTAATAAAACAAAAGCAGCAATAAAAAAATAAATCACCGAATACCATTGTAAAATTGATTCATCGGCAATCGTTGCATTATAGGCATTAATAAAAAATTCCCGCGAGCCAATATAAGTATGCAGTGTGGGAATAATTGCAGCCATCAGAAGAATAATTGTGGGCTTTACAAATTCCTTTTCGAATTTAATTTCTTCTCCGAATATAAATTTCTTTATTAGCATAAGCAGTTCCTACTTTTGTTTGTTTAACCAATCAATTGTTTGACGCATCGCTTCGCGAAGTGTTGTGTATTTATAACCGAGTTCTTGTTCAGCTTTATTCGATGAATAGGCCCAATCTAATGCGAATGTTTTTACCCACTCAGGAGTAATTAACGGGGTGTCGCCAAATAGTTTAGCTCGCATCTCCTCAAATTTTGAAAAAGTTATTGCCAGAGGATAAGGTATCTTAAATTGGAGAAATCTTTTCCGTGTAATTTCGCTTATCATCTGAAAAAATTGATTGTATGAAACGTTTTCGCCGCCTAAAATATATTTTTCGCCAACGCATCCTTTTTCCATTGCAGCGATATGCCCATCTACCATATCGTCAACGTAACCGTAATTGCCAATACCGTTCCCATCTCCTAAAACTGAACGCATCTTCCCTTTCATATACATTTGAATCATAATTGTAACCGAGTTACTTTCGTTCATCAAGCCGGGACCGAAAACACGTGTTGGGTTTACGGTAATTGCATTCAGTCCTTTTTTTATATATTCTTCAACTACTTTTTCAGCAAGATATTTTGAGTGCTCATAAGTTGTGTAAAATATATTTTCGTTCCGTTTGATTGTTTCGGACTCGGGATTTTTTCCGGTCGGTCCGAAAGTAACGATTGTTGATGTAATTACGATTTTCTTTATTGCGGTTTTCAAAGCAGCATCACAAATATTTTTCGTTCCTTCTGCATTAATCCTAAAATATTCATCTTTATCTTTTGCATAACCGCGCGCGTAAGCAGCGAGATGATAGGCGTATTCGCAACCCTGCATTGCTTCGGTTATCATCGCATAATCAGTAACATCGCCGTAAAATATTTTTATATTCGGATGTTTTAGTGTTGATACATCGGAAGTCTTTCGGCAGAGAGCGTGGATTATTTCGCCTCGATTTGCAAGTTTTAAAGCGAGCTTGTTTCCGATGAAGCCGGTTGAACCTGTAATAAATATTGGCATTAAAGTCCTGTGAAATTTTTATGAAGATAATAAAAATAGCTAAAAATTCAAATTAATTTGAATTTAATGAATTAATCTTTATTTTTGTAAAAATTATTTAGACAAATTAAAATGAGTGCATCAATAATTGCATTAATCGGTATCGGATGGTTGATATTTGCTTATCGCTGGTACGGAAAAAAAATTGAAACAAAAGTAGTTCAGCCAGACGATGCCATTCCGACTCCTGCAACCGAGTTAAACGATAATCAGGATTATGTTCCCACAAAAGCACCTATCCTTTTTGGACACCACTTTTCTTCGATAGCAGGTGCAGGTCCAATCGTTGGACCAATTTTAGCATTCTCGCTTTTCGGTTGGCTGCCAACTTTAATATGGATTTTGCTTGGAACTGTTTTTATGGGAGCAGTTCACGATTATACAACTATGATGGCATCCGTAAGAAGCAGAGGAGTATCAATAACAGATATTACAGAAAAGTCCGTATCGAAAACTGCACGCTGGATTTTTACTGTATTTGTTTGGCTTGCCCTTGCACTTGTTCAAACAGTCTTCGCAGTTTTGACCGCACAAACTTTAACAGAAAAACCGGAGATAGCCATCCCTACAATTGGCTTGATATTTTTAGCGATAAGTTTTGGTTATCTTGTTTACAGGAAAAACATTAACCTGATTACCTCAACACTTATTTCTATAGGAATAATTTTTATCCTAATCCTTTTAGGCGATTACTATCCAATAAAAGCACCTTATGAAACATGGCTTCTTTTATCCTTTGCATACGCATTTATTGCCGCCGTAATACCAGTCTGGGTTTTGCTTCAACCTCGCGATTACCTTTCGATGTATTTGTTGTTAGCCGGTCTGATATTTGGCTTCTTGGGAATATTCGTTGCTAATCCTATAATTAATGCTCCCGCCTTCATTTCGTTCGATAGTTCGACCGGTCCTCTTTGGCCCATCTTGTTCATCACGGTTGCCTGCGGGGCAATTTCAGGATTTCATTCGTTGGTTGCAAGCGGAACATCAGCTAAACAATTAAGGAAGGAATCAGAGGCGAAAAAAATTGCTTTCGGCGGGATGCTTACAGAAGGAGCGCTTGCTCTTTTAGTGGTAGTTTTAATTGGAAGCGTCCTGCATTGGGAAGCTATTCCCCTCGGAACTACGGGAGGGTTCGTATTTCAGAATTTATTAAACCAAAGCGTCAACATTACATTCGGAACAGCTTTCGGGTTAGTCCTTAATTCTCTGGGAATTCCTTTGTTCATAGGAATTTCTTTCGGTGTGTTGATGCTAAACGCATTTATACTTACGACGTTAGATACAACCGTGCGTCTGTCTCGCTACATAGTTCAGGAATCAATCGGTACAAAAATAAAAGTATTTAATAATCGTTATATTGCAGCAGCAATAGGATTGATTCTCGCATATATACTGACAATAGGTGGAAATTGGAAAACGATATGGCCGGTATTTGGCGCATCGAACCAACTCGTAGCATCGCTAGCGTTGTTTGTTGTAACAGCTTACTGGTTT includes:
- a CDS encoding M12 family metallo-peptidase, which codes for MKLQYSTKLKHFHLLFITLLFTTMSYSINAQVKTEALWSDINEATIVEKNDRQIIPLFYRTVDLNINQLEAVLNQAPREFTEGAKTEKVVISLPMPDGTFSRFYIVNSPIMELELAVKYPEIQTYAGQGIDDPTATVRFDLTPAGFHAMILSANGTVFIDPYSRGNIDNYISYYKKDFIVDESRRKEFICNFETDFDMAKEISDLIATGLTKYSGTQLRTYRLAVAATGEYTAYHGGTVAKGLAAVVTSTNRVNGVYEKEVAVRMVLVANNEIIIYSNSATDPYTNSSGTTMLGQNQTNLDAVIGNANYDIGHVYSTGGGGVAGLGVVCRTSNKARGVTGSPAPIGDPFDIDYVAHEIGHQFGGNHTFNGDAGNCSGTNRNASTAYEPGSGSTIMAYAGICSPQDLQMNSHDYFHLASIMEIVTYTTLGSGNGCPVITSTGNDPPVVNAGTRGFSIPINTPFTLTGSATDPNNHPLTYCWEEYDLGAAGAPNSPVGTAPIFRSFRGVTSPSRTFPKIADIINNTQVMGEILPSYARGLKFRLTARDNRSGGGGVGWDSISFSVTNTAGPFQVTSPNTTLSWAGSSLQTVTWNVANTNLSPVNCSNVKILLSGDGGYTYPFVLATDTPNDGSEIITIPNISTSQARIRVEAVGNIFFDISNANFSIVPSSITVTVPNGGEAWVIGTSQSITWTSTGVTNVKIEYTMNNGTDWLTITESVPASPASFLWTVPNTATTQARIRVSSATVSSLSDISNNVFSIQYPPSITLISPDGGELYPIGFQKNIQWSSINVSGNVKIELSRDGGLNYEDIFASTPNDGSENWIVSGMTTEEAKIKITSLSLPTIFDVSNSNFYIRTATITVTSPNGGESPRVGVPYPINWESQNMLGEVRVELSRNGGTSYETIIATTDNDGSEMWTPENPLSNSTRIRILAVGNPSIFDESDNNFYIYPQDFITITSPLLNDNCLIGTEYPITWESFGTSGFVKIELSKNSGSNYQTLSESTADDGIEHLTFSLPTTAHALIKISDAAYSDFSSTSEVFLIGVYDSIKYRAGWNILSLPSIAVPNSKSQIFPDAISNIFGYINNAYVTTETIQNGKGYWVKFAKDSTTLFIGAQRLFDTLTVSNGWNLIGGISVPIGISNITSDPPGMLSSLFYTYKQGYKSTDTVYPGDGVWVKANQDGRFIFNPNNSVQKNSALKFAKAIRNLSSIRFKDKLNNSQVLYFSNNIEQTDEYSLSALPPRPYENLFDVRFQSNRFVETKNLKSNNEFPILFQGIEFPLTVQWNIQDEIKPLFSVDGKDYPMVVKGELILTNSSISKMTLKLTEKEYSGLPSEFQLYQNYPNPFNPTTNIRYALPKASFVSLKIYNILGIEISALVNEFQEAGYYDVDFSIDQKNKLTSGVYYYQIKADNVLITKKAVVLK
- a CDS encoding S8 family serine peptidase; translation: MHKKYYLLYMMLIIILTTSILQAQTEKQREWLLKFAAEQEIIEKGLKAEAEVIATARKVPIRTEYPDGTIIELMRFENNHPVYYITESNLNAAKTISTDKVWPGGTGGFSLTGITDTVGEWDGGKVRNTHQELTGRVILGDGASTLSDHATHVAGTLIATGVDAAAKGMSYQGRLRAYDWNSDATEMATAAATNRLRVSNHSYGQITGWLWSYFNDNRWYWFGTPSISSVEDYGFGYYSTRARDWDNIMVNAPNYLIVKSAGNDRGEGPTGTVEHYISDGGGGWTLVTAPRNVDGGALGYDCIPYYGTAKNIMTVGAVNIISGGWSGSGSVVMSSFSGWGPTDDGRIKPDIVGAGVGLRSSVATSDIAYDTYDGTSMSSPNITGSIGLLLQHHRNLNGTTPLRGSTMKGLIIHTADEAGSANGPDYRFGWGLMNTLKAAQLITSDKNAGNNYNIREMVLNNNDSIVINIPGKETAAIRATICWTDPAGTPPPASLNPPNPMLVNDLDLTLTRDASTFFPWILNPSNPATAATTGDNFRDNVEQVWIQSPIAGNYAIKIKHKGILSGGSQAFSLLISGIQPLVVFNPRGGEVWPVGSTKTLKWAAVNYTGNVKIEISRNNGTTYTTLIASTTNDGEQDWVVTGPNSSFCKIRVSSIENPSIVDFTSTFFSIVTPSLTLTSPNGSEVWNVDSVRNITWNSANLHGKVRIEITRDNGIAFETLFPETDNDGSEPWIVTGPASNQVKIKITSVEVPSLTDISDASFTILVSFLTLTFPTGNEGLLVNNTYDISWSSYLAGDNMKIELSRDGGLSYDVLFNSTPNDGSEQWLVNEPTTHLARIKISEIGSEPVKFASSLNFTIGIMDSVLYDANWNIASIPMRTAENRKTILLPSTGTAFTYSPSSGYSVADILSYLDGFWIKYSSPVNQKFVGVPVEEDSINVYAGWNLIGNLSIPLSVNDITSVPTSIISAGIFGFSERYSQPDSLKPGKGYWVKVSEDGILKLKNGTGYSKMNVITESVGKFNSITFKDATGKSQTLYFSDDKADEENRSFYELPPLPPQPSFDVRFSTHRLFELFNQSQTDGKRVVLQSLTYPISIAWNVVQDNSKYHLTNGSTILADMKGSGFTMVNDELESTISLKRISSFEAQLPTETALSQNYPNPFNPTTNISYQISEAVHVRLSVFDVLGREVALIVDQPQEAGFYSVPFNSLTIKNNLTSGIYYYKLNAGVKVFINKMLLLK
- a CDS encoding phospholipase D-like domain-containing protein, which encodes MNYYIKSLLLLIFSLSVSFGQYAGFKNFEIVESVPIETSFDNPDVRNAYEVWLEMINGAKKTLDIEQFYISTEPNEPLEDILRSVIEAGKRGVKVRIVADAGMYKTYPQTLDMLGKQKNISVRLIDYRKISGGVQHSKYFIVDGMEVFLGSQNFDWRALKHIIELGFKITDEKAAKIYTDIFEIDWQLSSPDSNEAKRGVVKNKYSVPLQIVENSDTIKYYPTFSSINHIPDKNLWDETHLINLIDSAKNELFFHVLTYSPISRGKEYYANLDNALRRAAVRGVKVHVMTSDWSKRKPTIDHLKSLAVIPNIEVKMSTIPEWSGGFISHARVDHRKILIIDDDRCWLGTSNWEKSYFYAGRNIGVVVQNLKIVKKLKEIYLKSWNGEYSYNIKPEIEYTPPKIGE
- a CDS encoding phosphatase PAP2 family protein, producing the protein MKIRLSSPENSSALGGVKALDILVISFTGLLLLLAVIFSSKVNNWEIVSRNLFIIGVLYFLVSNVIGKINLNFWQIFARGGLMAAVNGLLFSEIQHLQHIFVNGWMDQQLIDLDKKLFGIELTMALDKITVPWLTEGMMFAYTVYVPLIVLVAVFCYLKSGKLAGEDYLLNLTLAYFLSYLGFLIYPIAGPLFYQPEVYKTPLEGGLFTYFGEWIRTNAHYPGGNLPSPHCAAGTVMLVMLYRYNRNLFFVILPIILLLFISTVYGRYHYAMDGVLGIILALIITKITSKRF
- a CDS encoding CPBP family intramembrane metalloprotease, whose protein sequence is MLIKKFIFGEEIKFEKEFVKPTIILLMAAIIPTLHTYIGSREFFINAYNATIADESILQWYSVIYFFIAAFVLLGVIPALVTKFILKEKLTDYGVQLGDKRRGFVAVAVLFPLIAFAFLLPAAYQKEMRDFYPLFKGALEDISIFHTMEITRGLFFYTAWEFFFRGFLLFGMRKYIGDWNAILIQTIPSCLWHLGYPAGEIFMSIPAGIMFGVLALRTRSIVYPFLLHWLIGIALDVFILITK